The following proteins come from a genomic window of Gottfriedia acidiceleris:
- the lepB gene encoding signal peptidase I: MKIRKKESSWQTFKIIVYSFTTALIVKIFIFSPFIVQGASMQPTLHNHDYLFVNKASFHISSINRGEVVIIKKQNDPKYYVKRIIGLPNDNVNLTNGLLYINGKQIAENYLNDHLKNVYKEYLQFNQVKVPSGSYLVMGDNRLNSKDSRNGLGYIKQSEIVGKVEGVFFPFDRVRIIH; the protein is encoded by the coding sequence TTGAAAATACGAAAAAAGGAATCTTCATGGCAAACTTTTAAAATAATAGTCTATTCTTTTACAACTGCATTAATTGTTAAGATTTTTATTTTTTCACCCTTTATTGTTCAAGGTGCTTCAATGCAACCGACCCTACATAATCATGATTATTTGTTTGTTAACAAAGCCTCATTTCATATTTCGTCAATAAATAGAGGCGAAGTTGTCATTATAAAAAAACAAAATGACCCTAAGTATTATGTCAAAAGAATCATTGGTTTGCCAAACGACAACGTTAATTTAACGAATGGGCTCCTATATATTAATGGAAAACAGATAGCTGAAAACTATTTAAATGATCATTTAAAAAATGTCTATAAAGAATATCTTCAATTTAATCAAGTTAAAGTACCTAGCGGGTCGTATCTAGTAATGGGTGATAATCGACTAAATAGTAAGGATAGCAGAAATGGTTTAGGGTATATAAAGCAGTCAGAAATAGTCGGCAAAGTTGAAGGCGTTTTTTTCCCTTTTGATCGAGTAAGAATAATACACTAA